Proteins from a genomic interval of Mesorhizobium sp. CAU 1732:
- a CDS encoding SDR family NAD(P)-dependent oxidoreductase encodes MAGLLTDKVVLVTGGGRGIGAASARLFAAEGAAVVLASRSSDEIAAVAETIEAIGGKASWQRADVSVGDEVSALISFVVSRHGRIDGAFACAGMGSGGSGSVLDIEEKDFDASFDANTRSAWLTVKHVSKAMIAAGKGGSIVTTSSIASTMTNTRGGIYAAAKHAVDRISTVAARELGPLGIRVNTIAPGATRTEMFARWEKSKPGITEEIARTTPLGRIGEASEIAEAAAWLLSDRASYVSGAFLLVDGARSV; translated from the coding sequence ATGGCGGGACTGCTGACAGATAAGGTCGTATTGGTCACCGGTGGCGGCCGGGGCATCGGCGCGGCCTCGGCTCGGCTTTTCGCCGCTGAAGGTGCGGCTGTCGTGCTTGCATCGCGCTCGTCCGATGAAATCGCGGCTGTCGCCGAAACGATCGAGGCAATCGGCGGGAAGGCATCGTGGCAGAGGGCCGATGTTTCGGTCGGCGACGAGGTCAGCGCGCTCATATCCTTCGTTGTCTCCAGGCACGGCCGTATCGACGGCGCGTTCGCATGCGCCGGAATGGGATCAGGCGGCTCCGGCAGCGTCTTAGACATCGAGGAAAAGGACTTCGACGCGAGTTTCGACGCAAATACGCGCAGCGCATGGCTAACCGTCAAGCATGTGTCGAAGGCGATGATCGCGGCCGGCAAGGGCGGGTCCATCGTGACCACGAGCAGCATCGCGTCGACCATGACCAACACGCGCGGTGGAATCTACGCAGCGGCAAAGCACGCCGTGGACCGGATTTCCACGGTTGCCGCCCGCGAGCTTGGTCCGTTGGGCATCCGCGTGAACACCATCGCTCCCGGCGCAACGCGCACCGAGATGTTCGCTAGGTGGGAGAAGAGCAAGCCCGGGATCACTGAGGAGATCGCCCGCACGACGCCTCTCGGGCGAATCGGAGAGGCCAGCGAGATCGCGGAGGCCGCCGCCTGGTTGCTCAGCGACAGGGCGTCCTATGTCAGCGGCGCCTTCCTGCTGGTCGATGGCGCGCGGAGCGTATGA
- a CDS encoding ABC transporter ATP-binding protein, protein MSDPFISIHLDHKTFPSAAGPVRALSKIDLDVEEGGFVVLIGPSGCGKSTLLRIIAGLDLDYAGAVSVGGKRIDGPSPERGFVFQEPRLFPWLTVERNISAGFSPAQPDVRRKIDDLIRLVRLEGFEKSYPKQLSGGMAQRTAIARALYRDPTTLLLDEPFSALDAFTRAHLQNALLEAWLKHGTTTVLVTHDIDEAVTLARRIVVMDARPGSIRAVIPVDLEYPRRRVSPEFEATRYSVLRELETAYGAKEEVRHVA, encoded by the coding sequence ATGTCCGATCCATTCATTTCCATTCACCTCGACCACAAGACCTTCCCTTCTGCCGCCGGCCCGGTCCGGGCGCTGTCCAAAATCGACCTCGATGTCGAGGAGGGCGGTTTCGTGGTGCTGATCGGGCCGAGCGGCTGCGGCAAGAGCACGCTGCTGCGCATCATCGCGGGGCTCGATCTCGACTATGCCGGTGCCGTGTCGGTCGGCGGAAAGCGGATTGACGGCCCCAGCCCGGAACGCGGCTTCGTGTTTCAGGAGCCGCGGCTCTTTCCCTGGCTCACGGTCGAACGCAACATCAGCGCCGGCTTTTCGCCGGCGCAGCCGGATGTCCGGCGCAAGATCGACGATCTCATAAGGCTGGTTCGCCTGGAAGGCTTCGAGAAATCCTATCCGAAGCAGCTGTCGGGCGGCATGGCCCAGCGCACGGCCATCGCGAGGGCGCTCTACAGGGACCCGACGACGCTGCTACTCGACGAGCCGTTTAGCGCGCTCGATGCCTTCACGCGTGCGCATCTCCAGAACGCCCTACTGGAGGCATGGCTGAAACATGGCACGACGACCGTCCTCGTCACGCACGACATCGACGAGGCCGTCACTCTCGCCAGGAGGATCGTCGTCATGGATGCGCGGCCGGGTTCGATTCGCGCGGTCATTCCCGTCGATCTAGAATATCCGCGGCGACGTGTGAGCCCGGAGTTCGAGGCGACCCGCTACAGCGTCCTTCGTGAACTTGAGACCGCCTACGGCGCCAAGGAGGAGGTTCGGCATGTCGCTTGA
- a CDS encoding ABC transporter permease encodes MSLDLDHPRVGFQPRDIARWVVPFVAVVRNVAIGFIAPIVVLVLWEYAARSGLVPRILFPAPTAIWKSAVSVYDSGRLADHITASVSLQLTGLAVGSVLGVTLGLLVGLLRSAEDIFDSSLVILQAIPTTAVIPLFIIWFGGDQGTRVLVVALAVFFPVYVNTLGGIRLTDRKLIEVGRILNFGPINVALRILVPHALPQIFVGIRQSLKMAWVGVVAAELLIASSDGIYFMMMEARSFGQTPIVYLGLILFGVFGVVSDLVVGRLQRIALPWTHEAGHVGRRK; translated from the coding sequence ATGTCGCTTGATCTCGATCACCCCAGGGTGGGGTTCCAGCCGCGTGACATTGCGAGATGGGTTGTTCCGTTCGTCGCCGTCGTCAGGAACGTTGCCATCGGGTTCATCGCTCCGATAGTCGTGCTGGTGTTGTGGGAATATGCCGCGCGCAGCGGGCTTGTTCCCCGCATCCTTTTTCCGGCGCCCACGGCGATCTGGAAAAGCGCTGTCTCAGTCTACGACTCCGGCAGGCTCGCCGACCATATCACGGCGAGTGTGTCCCTGCAGCTCACCGGTCTCGCTGTTGGGTCGGTGCTGGGCGTGACGCTTGGGCTGCTCGTTGGTCTGCTGCGCAGCGCCGAAGACATATTCGACAGTTCACTCGTCATTCTCCAGGCCATACCAACCACGGCCGTGATACCGCTTTTCATCATCTGGTTCGGTGGTGATCAGGGCACTCGCGTCCTCGTTGTGGCGCTGGCCGTGTTCTTCCCTGTCTACGTCAACACGCTCGGCGGCATCAGGCTGACGGACAGGAAGCTTATCGAAGTCGGGCGCATCCTGAACTTTGGCCCGATCAACGTTGCCTTGCGAATCCTGGTGCCTCACGCCCTGCCGCAGATATTCGTCGGCATACGCCAGTCTCTGAAGATGGCATGGGTCGGGGTGGTCGCGGCAGAACTCCTGATCGCATCCTCTGACGGCATCTACTTCATGATGATGGAGGCGCGGTCCTTCGGCCAGACGCCGATCGTGTATCTCGGTCTCATCCTGTTCGGGGTTTTCGGCGTGGTGAGCGATCTGGTAGTCGGACGTCTTCAGCGAATTGCCCTGCCGTGGACGCATGAGGCGGGCCACGTGGGACGGCGCAAATGA
- a CDS encoding ABC transporter permease, whose translation MTAATGFIRRWAIPLAVLAAWQVAAPLGWVDPIMLPPPTAVVAEAWRLLLSGELLQHVVASGTRVLLGVTIAVSLGCTLGFLVASSSVMAQLFDGTMQALRLTPVVAAAPLLILWFGFGEASKIAIIGAMGMFPMYLAALSAFRGIDPRLIEVNRILRPGRWWLLWRFYIPAALPEILNGARYALVISWLSLAVAELIGTSTGIGHLVLAGNAHKNLNLLFVAVLLFAVSGKLTDALIALVQRRLLVWSDTFSNREAAGAAR comes from the coding sequence ATGACTGCTGCAACCGGTTTCATTCGGCGTTGGGCGATTCCGCTGGCCGTCTTGGCTGCGTGGCAGGTAGCCGCCCCCCTGGGTTGGGTCGACCCGATCATGTTGCCCCCGCCGACCGCGGTTGTGGCGGAGGCATGGCGGCTGCTCCTGTCAGGCGAGCTTCTCCAGCATGTGGTGGCGAGCGGCACCCGGGTCTTACTGGGCGTGACCATCGCCGTGTCGCTCGGCTGCACCCTCGGTTTCCTGGTCGCCTCCTCGTCCGTGATGGCGCAGCTCTTCGACGGCACGATGCAGGCGCTTCGGCTGACGCCGGTCGTCGCGGCGGCGCCCTTGCTCATCCTCTGGTTCGGTTTCGGGGAGGCGAGCAAGATTGCCATCATCGGGGCGATGGGCATGTTCCCGATGTACCTCGCCGCGCTCAGTGCGTTCCGCGGCATCGATCCGCGCCTGATCGAGGTGAACAGAATCCTGCGGCCGGGACGCTGGTGGCTGCTATGGCGCTTCTACATACCAGCGGCGCTGCCTGAGATTCTGAACGGTGCGCGCTACGCGCTGGTGATTTCCTGGCTGTCGCTGGCCGTGGCCGAGCTCATCGGCACCAGTACCGGCATCGGTCATCTCGTTCTCGCGGGCAACGCCCACAAGAACCTCAACCTGCTGTTCGTCGCTGTCCTTCTTTTCGCCGTCTCGGGAAAACTCACGGACGCGCTGATCGCCCTCGTCCAGCGCCGTCTGCTGGTCTGGTCGGACACATTCTCCAATCGCGAGGCGGCAGGGGCCGCCCGATAA
- a CDS encoding ABC transporter substrate-binding protein produces the protein MKLLKAAAAAAFTLATILTVSSLPTAAQASGATLRYGHVNSGSAEPLDEIGWGLHRGIIQEELKKIGITEITVAPGMVGPDLNDAINSGSLDLVTYGDGPAVVARAIGTPTRLIDFSSVTRQSIIVTRPDWPQDIKSLDGKKIAVVVGSTMHRQTEEFLKNNGVNATFVSGGNDLSLLQSGTVDAIAGWPYGAQLYLLIHEKGYKVIFDSADHPSYAWSLLSASSEDFLKLHPDLPRAWATARAKATEDLLANQDEFYAWFGSKSGVDAALAKALFPADQIARGTEEEFAQGTQLIETAKAILLKSGRIQEDFPVAEWVAR, from the coding sequence ATGAAACTTCTAAAGGCCGCGGCTGCGGCCGCCTTCACTCTGGCGACCATATTGACGGTGTCTTCACTTCCGACCGCCGCTCAGGCGTCCGGCGCCACCCTGCGGTATGGTCACGTCAATTCCGGCTCGGCCGAACCGCTCGACGAGATCGGATGGGGTCTCCATCGCGGTATCATCCAGGAGGAACTGAAGAAGATCGGCATCACCGAAATCACGGTTGCGCCCGGAATGGTGGGGCCGGACCTGAACGATGCGATCAATTCGGGCAGTCTCGACCTCGTCACCTATGGTGACGGACCCGCCGTCGTGGCGCGGGCGATCGGCACGCCCACCCGGCTCATCGACTTCTCCTCGGTCACGCGCCAGTCGATCATCGTGACGAGGCCCGACTGGCCCCAGGATATCAAGTCTCTGGATGGCAAGAAGATAGCGGTCGTCGTCGGATCGACGATGCACCGCCAGACCGAGGAATTCCTCAAGAACAACGGCGTGAACGCCACCTTCGTCTCGGGCGGCAACGATCTGTCGCTGCTTCAGAGCGGAACCGTCGACGCCATCGCGGGCTGGCCCTATGGCGCGCAGTTGTACCTCCTTATCCATGAAAAGGGCTACAAGGTCATCTTCGACAGCGCGGATCATCCAAGCTACGCCTGGTCGCTGCTGAGCGCCTCTAGCGAGGATTTCCTGAAACTCCATCCGGACCTGCCGCGGGCCTGGGCTACCGCGCGCGCCAAGGCGACCGAGGACCTGCTTGCGAACCAGGACGAATTCTATGCGTGGTTCGGCTCAAAGTCCGGCGTGGACGCCGCATTGGCGAAGGCACTGTTCCCTGCGGACCAGATCGCGCGCGGCACGGAGGAGGAGTTTGCCCAGGGCACGCAGCTGATCGAGACGGCCAAGGCCATCCTGCTCAAGAGCGGCCGTATTCAGGAAGACTTCCCGGTTGCGGAATGGGTCGCGCGCTAG
- a CDS encoding SDR family oxidoreductase, whose amino-acid sequence MSREPQVRRVLVSGGSRGIGLRIAHAFHEEGNAVALLARDAEQLERAARSFGGDGQRMLTVAADVRSSQSVEAAVARTVEGLGGIDILVNTAAAPADQLVNRPIAEFDEDSLRAELETKTLGYLRTIKFVAPHFIAQRWGRIINIGGQSVRHTGSIAATVRNAAISALTKNVADELGSYSVTANVVHPGFTVTERTPELLEGIAVRTNSTVEEARKRLEATTSNRKLNTADDIAALVVFLASERGSVINGEALHAGGGVAGSIFSY is encoded by the coding sequence ATGTCGCGAGAACCACAGGTCAGGCGTGTGCTTGTCAGCGGCGGAAGCCGGGGCATCGGCCTGCGCATCGCCCACGCATTCCACGAGGAGGGCAACGCGGTTGCCCTCCTCGCACGGGATGCCGAGCAACTCGAGCGCGCCGCGCGTTCGTTCGGCGGCGACGGGCAACGAATGCTCACGGTCGCTGCCGATGTCCGCTCGTCCCAATCCGTCGAGGCGGCAGTCGCCAGAACGGTGGAGGGGTTGGGCGGCATAGACATCTTGGTGAACACGGCTGCCGCTCCCGCCGATCAACTGGTCAACCGGCCGATTGCCGAGTTCGACGAGGACAGCCTGCGAGCGGAGCTGGAGACGAAGACACTCGGCTACCTGCGCACCATCAAGTTCGTGGCCCCGCACTTCATCGCCCAGCGCTGGGGGCGCATCATCAACATCGGCGGGCAGAGCGTAAGACATACGGGCTCGATCGCCGCGACGGTACGCAACGCCGCGATCTCGGCACTCACAAAGAATGTGGCCGACGAACTTGGATCGTACTCGGTCACGGCGAACGTGGTTCATCCCGGGTTCACCGTGACCGAGCGCACGCCAGAACTGCTAGAGGGGATCGCCGTTCGTACGAACTCGACAGTTGAGGAGGCCAGGAAGCGCCTGGAAGCTACCACCAGCAACCGAAAGCTGAACACTGCGGACGACATCGCGGCATTGGTCGTGTTCCTGGCGTCGGAACGCGGCAGCGTCATCAACGGAGAGGCGCTTCACGCCGGAGGGGGCGTCGCCGGCAGCATCTTCTCCTATTGA
- a CDS encoding alpha/beta hydrolase produces MTGTHITATTQFVDADGVRYAYRRFGSETGTPLLFFQHFRGGLDNWDPLVTDGLAKGRPVILFNYAGVASSSGENATTVDGMADGGAAFVKALGLSQVDVLGFSIGGFVAQSFAHRYPELVRKLVLVGTGPRNGETNPDPKVLQVAGNPVPTEDDFLYLFFSPSEASQAAGRAFWARRHERKDQDPPSSIDTLKAQAAAIGEWRQPRGERYGYLKEIRQPTLVVNGSNDIMVPTVHSFTLQQHIPNAQLILYPDSGHGSQFQYPRQFVANVTLVLDATVGQS; encoded by the coding sequence ATGACCGGCACACATATCACCGCCACCACACAGTTCGTCGATGCCGACGGCGTTCGCTATGCCTATCGCCGCTTCGGCTCCGAGACCGGAACGCCGTTGCTGTTCTTCCAACACTTCCGTGGCGGCCTCGACAACTGGGACCCGCTGGTCACCGACGGCCTTGCCAAGGGCCGCCCGGTGATCCTGTTCAACTATGCGGGCGTCGCGAGCTCGTCCGGCGAGAATGCGACTACCGTGGACGGGATGGCGGATGGCGGCGCGGCTTTCGTCAAGGCGCTCGGACTCTCCCAAGTGGACGTGCTCGGCTTCTCGATCGGCGGTTTCGTCGCCCAGAGTTTCGCTCACCGCTATCCCGAACTCGTCCGAAAGCTCGTGCTGGTCGGCACGGGACCGCGCAACGGCGAGACCAATCCCGATCCGAAGGTTCTGCAGGTCGCGGGCAACCCGGTACCGACGGAAGACGACTTCCTGTACCTGTTCTTCTCGCCATCCGAAGCGAGCCAGGCCGCAGGCCGTGCCTTCTGGGCGCGTCGCCATGAGCGTAAGGATCAGGACCCGCCATCCTCTATCGATACGCTGAAGGCGCAGGCGGCAGCGATCGGCGAATGGCGGCAGCCGCGCGGCGAGCGCTATGGCTATCTCAAGGAAATCCGCCAGCCGACGCTCGTGGTCAACGGCAGCAACGATATCATGGTGCCGACGGTGCATTCATTCACCCTGCAACAGCATATCCCGAACGCACAGTTGATCCTCTATCCGGACTCGGGACACGGATCGCAATTCCAGTATCCACGCCAGTTTGTTGCGAACGTAACCCTGGTCCTCGACGCTACCGTTGGTCAGAGCTGA
- a CDS encoding alkene reductase, giving the protein MNDNSLFEPYELGNITLSNRVVMAPLTRNRADAGFVPGDLAVEYYAQRASAGLIITEATQISQQGQGYQNTPGIYTQAQIDGWRKVTDAVHARGGHIVLQLWHVGRISHVDLQPGGQAPVAPSAIRAETKTFVNNGFVDVSEPRALELTEIPGIVEDFRRAAANAIKAGFDGVEIHGANGYLLDQFLKDGANTRTDAYGGSVQNRARIVLEVTAAIVDEIGAERTGIRISPVSPANGASSSDPQPQFDYLVGKLDELGIAYIHVVEGATGGPREVAPFDFDALRSRFTNTYIANNGYDLDLAAKRLAEGKADLFAFGRPFISNPDLVARLKSGAPLAALDPATLYGGGAEGYTDYPTLAG; this is encoded by the coding sequence ATGAACGACAACTCTCTTTTCGAACCCTATGAACTCGGCAACATCACGCTCTCCAACCGGGTCGTGATGGCTCCGTTGACGCGCAACAGGGCGGACGCTGGCTTCGTGCCGGGCGACCTGGCCGTCGAGTATTACGCGCAGCGGGCTTCGGCTGGTCTGATCATCACCGAAGCGACACAGATCTCGCAGCAGGGCCAAGGCTATCAGAATACCCCCGGCATCTATACCCAGGCGCAGATCGACGGTTGGCGCAAAGTGACAGATGCCGTCCATGCCAGGGGCGGCCATATCGTCCTGCAGCTCTGGCATGTCGGCCGAATCTCGCATGTCGACCTTCAGCCCGGCGGGCAGGCCCCGGTTGCCCCATCCGCCATCCGTGCTGAGACAAAGACCTTCGTTAACAACGGATTCGTCGACGTATCGGAGCCTCGCGCCCTCGAGCTGACTGAAATTCCCGGCATCGTGGAGGACTTCCGAAGGGCTGCCGCAAATGCGATCAAGGCAGGCTTTGACGGTGTCGAAATCCATGGAGCAAATGGCTATCTGCTCGACCAATTCCTCAAGGACGGTGCCAACACCCGCACAGACGCATACGGCGGTTCGGTCCAAAACCGTGCCCGTATTGTTCTCGAGGTCACGGCAGCCATTGTCGACGAGATCGGGGCGGAGCGCACCGGCATCCGTATTTCGCCGGTGTCTCCAGCCAATGGTGCTTCCAGTTCCGATCCGCAACCGCAGTTCGACTATCTCGTCGGCAAGCTTGATGAACTGGGAATCGCCTACATTCACGTCGTCGAAGGCGCGACAGGCGGACCTCGCGAAGTCGCACCCTTCGACTTCGACGCGCTGCGCAGTAGGTTCACGAACACCTACATCGCCAACAACGGTTACGATCTGGATCTTGCCGCGAAGCGCCTCGCGGAGGGCAAGGCGGACCTGTTCGCCTTTGGCCGCCCGTTCATCTCCAATCCCGATCTGGTGGCCCGGCTGAAGAGCGGCGCACCGCTTGCCGCCCTTGACCCCGCCACCCTCTATGGCGGCGGCGCAGAGGGCTACACCGATTATCCCACACTGGCAGGTTGA
- a CDS encoding SDR family NAD(P)-dependent oxidoreductase, whose product MTHPAAKPLALVTGVGPGTGTAIVRRFAKGGYRVAMLARDAGRLADLEAEIPNTIAVPCDVTDDDALEAAIAGLGAPKVVVHNAVGGAFGSFMEIDPDVLRRNFEVNTMALLHLARLTTPAMVEAGDGALIVTGNTSALRGKPNFAGFAPSKAAQRILSEAIARELGPKGVHVAYVIIDAVIDVPRQRERFPDAADDFFVQPASIAAEVFHLAHQRRDAWSFLAEVRPFHEPW is encoded by the coding sequence ATGACGCACCCTGCAGCCAAGCCACTCGCCCTTGTCACCGGAGTAGGGCCGGGGACCGGCACTGCCATCGTTCGCCGCTTCGCGAAGGGCGGTTATCGCGTCGCCATGCTGGCGCGGGACGCCGGGCGCCTTGCCGATCTTGAGGCAGAGATACCCAACACGATTGCGGTCCCCTGCGACGTGACGGATGACGACGCCCTTGAAGCTGCGATCGCCGGCCTGGGCGCACCGAAAGTCGTCGTCCATAACGCCGTGGGCGGCGCTTTTGGATCGTTCATGGAGATCGACCCCGACGTCTTGCGACGCAATTTCGAGGTCAACACGATGGCGCTTCTGCATCTTGCCCGGCTGACCACGCCGGCGATGGTCGAAGCAGGCGATGGCGCGCTGATCGTGACGGGCAACACGTCCGCCTTGCGGGGCAAGCCTAACTTCGCCGGCTTCGCCCCGAGCAAGGCCGCACAGCGGATTTTGTCGGAAGCGATTGCACGCGAGCTTGGCCCCAAAGGGGTTCACGTCGCCTACGTGATCATCGACGCCGTGATCGACGTTCCCCGGCAACGCGAGCGCTTCCCCGACGCAGCGGATGATTTCTTTGTCCAACCCGCGTCGATCGCCGCCGAAGTCTTCCATCTCGCTCACCAGCGCCGCGACGCCTGGTCGTTCCTTGCCGAGGTCCGGCCGTTCCACGAGCCCTGGTGA
- a CDS encoding tautomerase family protein, translated as MPTYICWTAAGLLSSEKRAQIAEAITTIHAEEGRAPLYFVQVLFNDVQPASHFVGGQPAADGHIWIRADIRSGRTDEQKKAILERIATEVSTVAKVGREDVWVYISDISAAGVLEFGHVLPQPGEEDAWFAKLPKALRERLKALS; from the coding sequence ATGCCCACATACATATGCTGGACGGCCGCCGGTCTGCTCTCTTCGGAAAAGCGCGCGCAGATTGCCGAGGCCATAACGACCATCCATGCCGAAGAGGGACGCGCGCCGCTCTACTTCGTTCAGGTGCTTTTTAACGATGTGCAGCCGGCCAGTCACTTTGTTGGCGGCCAGCCCGCCGCCGACGGGCACATCTGGATACGCGCCGACATCAGAAGTGGCCGCACCGACGAGCAGAAGAAGGCCATCCTCGAGCGGATCGCCACCGAAGTAAGCACCGTCGCAAAGGTCGGCAGGGAAGACGTCTGGGTCTACATCTCGGACATTTCGGCGGCAGGGGTTCTCGAGTTCGGCCATGTCCTCCCACAGCCGGGCGAGGAAGATGCCTGGTTCGCTAAACTGCCGAAGGCGTTGAGGGAGCGACTGAAGGCGCTTTCCTGA
- a CDS encoding alpha/beta hydrolase → MEAAGTTFAYRQLGAASGVPVVLLNHWAATLDNFDPRIVDGLARTRPVIALNYRGVGRSGGTAPVTIGEMAADMVAVIRALGFREVDLIGFSLGGFVAQQIVVEHPELIRKLVLAGTGPAGGKGIARVGPVSWPLMIRGVLTFTDPKTFLFFTSTPNGRRAAKAFLERLKERKADRDKPATITILLRQLKAIHAWGRQSPQDLSIIGKPVLVANGDNDIMVPTPNSIDLARRLPNTELVIYEDAGHGGIFQNHEAFVEKAVAFLDA, encoded by the coding sequence ATCGAGGCTGCGGGAACGACGTTCGCCTATCGACAACTCGGTGCCGCGTCAGGTGTGCCCGTCGTCCTGCTCAACCACTGGGCCGCGACGTTGGACAATTTCGATCCGCGCATCGTCGATGGACTTGCCCGGACACGCCCTGTCATTGCACTCAACTATCGCGGCGTCGGCAGATCTGGCGGCACGGCGCCGGTGACGATTGGCGAAATGGCCGCGGACATGGTCGCCGTGATCCGGGCGCTCGGTTTCAGGGAAGTCGATCTGATCGGATTCTCGCTCGGCGGTTTCGTCGCCCAACAGATTGTCGTGGAACACCCCGAGCTGATCAGAAAACTCGTACTGGCCGGAACCGGGCCGGCAGGCGGCAAGGGGATCGCGCGTGTCGGGCCGGTGTCATGGCCGCTGATGATCAGGGGCGTGTTGACCTTCACGGACCCGAAGACCTTCCTGTTCTTCACTTCGACCCCGAACGGCCGCCGCGCCGCGAAAGCCTTTCTCGAACGATTGAAGGAGCGGAAAGCCGATCGCGACAAGCCGGCCACGATCACCATACTGCTGAGACAGTTGAAGGCGATCCACGCCTGGGGCAGACAGTCGCCGCAGGATTTGTCCATCATCGGCAAGCCGGTGCTGGTCGCCAACGGTGACAACGACATAATGGTCCCCACACCCAACTCGATCGACCTCGCGCGCCGTCTGCCAAACACCGAACTGGTCATTTACGAGGATGCCGGTCACGGCGGTATTTTCCAGAACCACGAGGCGTTCGTCGAAAAGGCCGTGGCGTTTCTGGACGCTTGA
- a CDS encoding NADP-dependent oxidoreductase: MKAFILDRYRKKSALRFGDVPEPVVQDEDVLVEVHAAGLNQLDSKVRDGEFKLILPYSFPLVLGHDVAGVVVRVGRNVRRFKPGDEIYARPRDGRIGTLAEFIAIDQADVALKPKNLTMEEAASIPLVGLTAWQVFVERARLAKGQKVLIHAGSGGVGTFAIQLAKHLGATVATTTSAANAELVTSLGADVVIDYRTQDFEKILSGYDVALNSLDAKTLEKSLGVLKAGGKLISISGPPDPAFAKEQGLNWLLRQVLRLLSSGIRRNARARQVDYSFLFMRANGEQLGQIAALIEKGVIRPVVDRVFPFAETNYALAYVESGRAKGKVVVKLKP, from the coding sequence ATGAAAGCCTTCATTCTCGACCGATACCGGAAGAAGAGCGCGTTGCGGTTCGGCGACGTGCCTGAACCGGTCGTGCAGGACGAAGACGTGCTTGTGGAAGTCCACGCAGCGGGACTCAACCAGCTCGATTCCAAGGTTCGCGACGGCGAGTTCAAGCTGATCCTGCCTTACAGCTTCCCCCTCGTCCTCGGTCATGACGTGGCCGGCGTCGTGGTCCGCGTCGGCAGGAACGTGCGCCGCTTCAAGCCTGGCGACGAGATCTACGCCCGCCCGCGCGACGGGCGGATCGGCACGCTCGCGGAGTTCATCGCCATCGATCAGGCTGATGTCGCGCTGAAGCCGAAGAACCTGACGATGGAGGAGGCTGCGTCCATTCCTCTCGTCGGCCTGACCGCATGGCAGGTGTTCGTCGAACGCGCCAGGCTGGCAAAGGGACAGAAGGTTCTCATCCACGCCGGATCGGGTGGCGTCGGGACCTTCGCCATCCAGCTCGCCAAGCATCTCGGCGCGACGGTGGCGACGACGACAAGCGCCGCGAATGCCGAACTGGTCACGAGCCTCGGGGCGGACGTCGTCATCGACTACAGGACGCAGGACTTCGAAAAAATCCTGTCAGGCTACGACGTCGCCTTGAACAGCCTCGACGCGAAGACGCTGGAGAAGTCGCTCGGCGTACTGAAGGCCGGCGGCAAGTTGATCTCGATCTCCGGTCCGCCCGACCCGGCCTTCGCAAAGGAGCAGGGACTGAACTGGCTCCTGCGGCAGGTCTTGCGCCTCTTGAGTTCGGGCATCCGCCGCAATGCCAGGGCGCGGCAGGTTGACTACTCGTTCCTGTTCATGCGCGCGAACGGCGAACAGTTGGGCCAGATCGCCGCCCTGATCGAGAAAGGCGTCATTCGTCCCGTCGTCGATCGGGTCTTCCCGTTCGCGGAGACCAACTATGCCCTTGCCTACGTCGAGTCGGGGCGCGCCAAAGGCAAGGTGGTCGTCAAGTTGAAGCCGTAG